The Algoriphagus sp. TR-M9 genome has a window encoding:
- a CDS encoding aspartate carbamoyltransferase catalytic subunit: MSQLSTKHLLGIKNLTEGDIQLILDTAANFKEVINRPIKKVPSLRDITIANVFFENSTRTRLSFELAEKRLSADVINFSSGNSSVKKGETLVDTVNNILSMKVDMVVMRHSSPGAPHFLSKNVNANIVNAGDGTHEHPTQALLDAFSIKEKLGDVAGKKVAIIGDILHSRVALSNIFCLQKLGAEVMVCGPITLLPKHIESLGVKVELDVKKALQWCDVANVLRIQLERQQIKYFPSLREYSLYYGINKKLLNELDKEIVVMHPGPINRGVELSSDVADSKQAIILEQVQNGVAVRMAVLYLLAGAKG; the protein is encoded by the coding sequence ATGTCGCAACTAAGTACCAAACACCTACTTGGAATCAAAAATCTCACCGAAGGAGATATACAGTTAATTCTTGATACTGCGGCTAATTTCAAAGAAGTGATCAATCGGCCGATCAAAAAAGTGCCCTCACTCCGGGATATAACCATTGCCAATGTCTTCTTTGAAAACTCTACCCGAACCCGCCTCTCATTTGAGCTGGCCGAGAAGAGGCTTTCCGCAGATGTGATCAATTTCTCCTCCGGAAATAGTTCGGTGAAAAAAGGAGAGACCCTGGTGGATACTGTCAATAATATCCTATCCATGAAAGTGGACATGGTGGTGATGCGCCATTCCAGTCCAGGTGCTCCTCATTTCCTTTCCAAAAATGTAAATGCCAATATCGTCAATGCCGGAGATGGGACACATGAGCATCCTACCCAAGCCTTGCTTGATGCATTTTCGATCAAAGAAAAACTAGGAGATGTGGCAGGGAAAAAGGTGGCAATCATAGGTGATATACTCCACTCCAGGGTGGCTTTGTCCAATATATTCTGCCTTCAGAAATTGGGCGCTGAAGTTATGGTTTGTGGACCTATCACCCTTTTGCCCAAGCATATAGAAAGTCTGGGTGTGAAAGTGGAACTTGATGTCAAAAAAGCCCTGCAATGGTGCGATGTGGCTAATGTACTCAGGATCCAACTAGAGCGGCAGCAGATCAAATACTTCCCCAGCCTGAGGGAATATTCACTTTATTACGGAATCAACAAAAAGCTTCTAAACGAGTTGGATAAGGAAATCGTAGTGATGCACCCGGGGCCTATCAATCGAGGAGTGGAACTTAGCTCAGATGTAGCGGATTCCAAGCAGGCTATTATTTTGGAGCAGGTGCAAAATGGGGTGGCGGTTCGCATGGCTGTACTTTATTTGCTAGCCGGAGCCAAAGGGTAA
- a CDS encoding ABC transporter ATP-binding protein, whose product MLSVTNLVKTYGKQNAVNDISFELQGGEVVGLLGPNGAGKSTTMKCIVGLLRKTSGEILIGGEDHLSVEAKRLFSYIPETPYVYDLLTVQEHMQFIAQAYGIKEWKDKARELLEIYELDDKADKLGRDLSKGMRQKVSICCALLTDPKVLFFDEPMIGLDPKAIKNTKRIFRELKEAGKTILVSTHLIDSVESIADRIMILKDGNIVGNDTIANLKIQVAQEEGGTLEDLFLELTKDE is encoded by the coding sequence ATGCTTAGCGTAACCAACTTGGTAAAAACTTATGGCAAGCAGAATGCTGTCAACGACATTTCATTTGAATTGCAAGGCGGAGAGGTAGTAGGACTGCTAGGTCCAAATGGCGCAGGGAAAAGCACCACGATGAAATGTATCGTGGGATTGCTTCGCAAGACATCCGGGGAAATCTTGATTGGAGGTGAGGATCACCTGAGTGTGGAGGCCAAGCGGCTTTTCAGTTATATCCCGGAGACACCCTATGTGTACGACCTCCTTACCGTACAGGAACACATGCAGTTTATAGCACAGGCCTATGGCATCAAAGAATGGAAAGATAAGGCCAGGGAACTGCTGGAAATCTATGAGTTGGATGATAAAGCAGACAAGCTCGGTAGGGATCTCTCCAAGGGAATGCGGCAGAAAGTATCTATTTGCTGTGCTCTATTGACCGATCCCAAAGTCTTGTTTTTTGACGAGCCTATGATAGGTCTAGATCCCAAGGCCATCAAGAATACCAAACGTATTTTCCGGGAATTAAAAGAGGCGGGCAAGACCATTTTGGTCAGTACCCACCTGATCGATAGTGTGGAGTCCATTGCGGACCGCATTATGATCTTGAAGGATGGAAATATTGTAGGAAATGACACCATAGCCAATCTGAAAATTCAGGTGGCACAGGAAGAAGGGGGCACCCTGGAAGATCTATTTTTAGAACTGACCAAAGATGAATGA
- a CDS encoding putative ABC exporter domain-containing protein: MNEISLLFRKDILILINNIKLILKNPLRLLPYAGILGYFFFIYYLRLKGRDEDEAPQEMPDMDGVPQVDFAVQNIVGAVTLLALVLLIYQLFRATKNNVSFFKMADVNLLFTAPVKPENILIYYMGRSILPALGGSILFMAYGASQMAEQWELTFGNALFLILGFALFFFMISPIKFLVYTLHTKYGIMEYIRNGVVVLAVLLGAMVIIPGMMADKFWQGMFAWISSPWFDFFPMVGWSRGIISYLSHGNVILSLAFIVLYGVAYFIVLKLVIRFAGYYYEDVLEATKSNEEKIEKVRGKKQSESSFSLNTKKQLALPDFGTGAKAFYWRNYVHSSRQDYHPLFGIYSLIMVGVGVILAGLSIFDWFSHWVFYGYLLILFFIYFMAGIGRANVGDLKKPFFILVPASWSSKFWNMIKLDLVQISLFAAALIVPSVLLAQLNLMVIPLFLIAVPAVYLVGFGINLIPQVALDEGWDRKLIKPFMIGGVLLFGLLPTLAFTIIAIVVSKQFVWALGVATMGMCFVAAILLHVSLDVLKRLEFKEV, from the coding sequence ATGAATGAAATCTCTCTGCTTTTCCGCAAGGATATACTCATCCTGATCAATAATATTAAGTTGATTTTGAAAAATCCGCTGAGGCTACTGCCGTATGCTGGGATTTTGGGGTACTTTTTCTTTATTTATTACCTCAGATTAAAGGGCAGAGATGAGGATGAAGCTCCTCAGGAAATGCCGGATATGGATGGGGTTCCCCAAGTGGATTTTGCCGTGCAGAATATAGTCGGTGCAGTGACTTTGCTAGCTTTGGTTTTGTTGATATACCAGCTTTTCCGGGCAACCAAAAACAATGTCAGCTTTTTCAAAATGGCTGATGTAAATCTGCTCTTCACCGCCCCGGTGAAGCCTGAGAATATCCTGATTTATTATATGGGAAGGTCGATTTTGCCTGCTCTGGGGGGAAGTATTCTGTTTATGGCTTACGGAGCCAGCCAGATGGCCGAGCAGTGGGAATTGACCTTTGGCAATGCCCTGTTTCTAATTCTTGGTTTTGCCTTATTCTTCTTTATGATTTCCCCGATTAAGTTTCTGGTGTACACCCTTCATACCAAATACGGTATCATGGAGTATATCCGAAATGGAGTGGTGGTTCTAGCCGTTTTACTGGGAGCTATGGTGATTATCCCAGGGATGATGGCCGATAAGTTTTGGCAAGGCATGTTTGCCTGGATCAGTTCGCCTTGGTTTGATTTCTTTCCCATGGTGGGCTGGAGCAGGGGCATTATCAGTTACCTCTCGCATGGCAATGTCATCCTTTCTTTGGCTTTTATAGTCCTGTATGGAGTAGCATATTTCATAGTGCTGAAATTGGTGATCCGCTTTGCAGGATATTACTATGAAGATGTACTGGAAGCGACTAAGTCCAACGAGGAGAAGATTGAGAAGGTACGCGGCAAAAAGCAGAGCGAAAGCTCCTTTAGCCTCAATACCAAAAAGCAGCTTGCCTTACCGGACTTTGGCACTGGTGCCAAAGCTTTTTACTGGAGAAATTACGTACACAGTTCCCGCCAGGATTACCATCCTTTATTTGGGATTTACTCCCTGATCATGGTAGGGGTGGGGGTAATTCTGGCTGGATTATCCATTTTTGATTGGTTTTCTCATTGGGTGTTTTATGGATATTTATTGATTTTGTTTTTCATCTATTTTATGGCCGGAATCGGCCGGGCAAATGTAGGAGACCTGAAGAAACCTTTTTTCATTTTGGTGCCTGCCAGTTGGTCTTCCAAGTTTTGGAATATGATCAAGCTGGATTTAGTGCAAATCAGCTTATTTGCGGCAGCACTGATTGTTCCTTCTGTGCTATTGGCGCAGCTGAATCTCATGGTCATTCCTTTGTTTCTGATTGCCGTTCCTGCGGTTTATCTGGTGGGATTTGGGATTAATTTGATCCCCCAAGTGGCTTTGGACGAGGGCTGGGACAGGAAATTGATCAAGCCTTTTATGATTGGGGGCGTATTGCTTTTTGGATTACTTCCCACCTTGGCTTTTACCATTATTGCTATAGTGGTGTCCAAGCAGTTTGTGTGGGCATTAGGGGTTGCGACCATGGGGATGTGCTTTGTGGCGGCCATTTTGCTTCACGTTAGTCTGGATGTCTTGAAGCGATTAGAGTTTAAAGAGGTTTAG
- a CDS encoding pyridoxal-phosphate dependent enzyme has translation MIYNSIIDTIGNTPMIRLNKLAKHIKGEVLVKVEYFNPGNSMKDRMAIKMVEDAEKAGILKPGGTIIEGTSGNTGMGLALAAVAKGYKCIFTMADKQSKEKIDILKAVGAEVIVCPTNVSPEDPRSYYSIARKLNQDIPNSFYPNQYDNLSNTAAHYETTGPEIWADTQGKITHYAAGVGTGGSMCGTSQYLKEQNPAIVTVGIDTYGSVFKKYKETGVFDEKEVYPYLTEGIGEDILPKNVNFDMIDHFVKVTDKDSAVMTRRLAREEGLFVGWSCGSAVHGALEWAKDNLKEGDQMVIILPDHGTRYLGKVYNDEWMRNHGFLEDRTFSTARDIIAQRNGAYTLVSSLKTDSVRDAIALMNKTSVSQIPVMENDEVVGCLTDNKLLAKIIDNPTLKDAKVSDVMEDSMHFVALDSTLDVLSSMVEKEKAVLVRDAQNQIHIITKHDILEAFTK, from the coding sequence ATGATCTACAATTCCATCATTGACACCATCGGAAACACGCCGATGATCCGTTTGAATAAACTCGCCAAACACATCAAAGGAGAGGTTTTGGTGAAAGTAGAATACTTCAATCCGGGAAATTCTATGAAGGATAGAATGGCCATCAAAATGGTGGAGGATGCGGAAAAAGCCGGAATCCTCAAGCCAGGTGGTACCATCATAGAAGGGACTTCCGGTAATACGGGGATGGGCCTGGCGCTAGCTGCCGTGGCCAAAGGGTACAAGTGCATTTTCACTATGGCGGATAAGCAGTCCAAAGAGAAAATCGATATTCTAAAAGCAGTAGGTGCTGAGGTAATTGTCTGCCCTACCAATGTTTCGCCAGAGGATCCTCGTTCCTATTATTCCATTGCCAGAAAGCTAAATCAGGATATTCCGAATTCTTTTTACCCCAACCAATACGATAACTTATCCAACACCGCGGCGCATTATGAAACCACCGGGCCTGAGATTTGGGCTGATACACAAGGTAAGATCACGCATTATGCAGCAGGGGTAGGCACAGGGGGCTCTATGTGCGGGACTTCCCAATATCTCAAAGAACAAAACCCAGCCATAGTGACTGTGGGGATAGATACTTACGGATCGGTTTTCAAGAAGTACAAGGAAACAGGGGTTTTTGATGAGAAGGAGGTTTACCCATACCTCACTGAGGGGATTGGTGAGGATATACTCCCAAAGAATGTCAATTTTGACATGATAGATCACTTCGTGAAAGTAACGGACAAGGATTCTGCTGTGATGACCCGAAGACTTGCCAGAGAGGAAGGTCTATTCGTGGGCTGGTCATGTGGCTCAGCCGTTCATGGTGCTTTGGAGTGGGCCAAGGATAACCTGAAAGAAGGTGACCAGATGGTGATCATTTTGCCGGATCATGGGACCCGTTATTTGGGAAAAGTCTATAACGACGAATGGATGAGAAATCATGGTTTCCTTGAAGATAGGACCTTCTCTACCGCCAGAGATATTATTGCACAGCGCAATGGGGCCTATACATTGGTTTCTTCGCTTAAAACTGATTCTGTACGGGATGCGATTGCGCTGATGAACAAAACCAGTGTGTCTCAGATTCCTGTGATGGAAAATGACGAGGTAGTTGGCTGTCTGACAGATAATAAGCTCCTGGCAAAGATCATTGATAATCCAACTTTGAAAGACGCAAAAGTCTCTGATGTAATGGAGGATTCCATGCACTTTGTGGCCTTGGACAGTACTTTGGATGTGCTTTCTTCTATGGTGGAAAAGGAAAAGGCCGTTCTGGTACGAGATGCACAAAACCAGATTCATATCATCACCAAGCACGATATTTTAGAGGCTTTCACCAAGTAA
- a CDS encoding DUF4136 domain-containing protein translates to MQTIGKSDALKNYRTFYFVEKALHSDELIEFDASFKEKLEGMGFKEEAENPDFLVQSLKVSKDFVQEVGSYISDPSSSGTVTTPSVGYSDFIINSFEAGRLIFLIQDTKSNDIVWMGVGSGIFPKKEREKQLLTAQAIEAMLADFK, encoded by the coding sequence GTGCAAACCATAGGGAAATCTGATGCATTAAAAAACTATAGGACTTTTTACTTTGTAGAAAAAGCATTGCATTCGGATGAGCTTATAGAATTCGATGCATCTTTTAAAGAGAAATTAGAGGGGATGGGATTTAAAGAAGAGGCTGAAAACCCGGATTTTTTGGTGCAATCCTTGAAAGTTTCAAAGGACTTCGTGCAGGAAGTAGGTTCCTATATCAGTGATCCTTCCAGCAGCGGGACCGTTACAACTCCAAGCGTGGGATATAGCGATTTTATTATCAATAGCTTTGAAGCCGGTAGGTTGATTTTTCTCATTCAGGACACAAAATCAAATGACATAGTATGGATGGGGGTCGGGTCAGGGATTTTTCCTAAAAAAGAGCGTGAAAAGCAGTTGCTGACGGCCCAAGCCATAGAAGCGATGCTAGCTGACTTTAAGTGA
- a CDS encoding lysophospholipid acyltransferase family protein, whose product MMKILQVIFTIYSILVFFALLLLLGLFIVIPVSISPAAGKLSFFFIRVWAKTWSFLSGIRYEIHGKEFIEPHKPYIYIFNHRSFLDAAVIPISTPQQIRAIGKKELAKIPLFGWVVGKVAIWVDRTDAESRRKSIAKLVTFLNQGISAAVAPEGTRNDSDAILLPFKTGAFRLAVETGIPILPMAILGADKIMKRGSLLLRPGKVHIHFSTPIYPPGPSGSAVPNLAEKCRSRLEGMILTFQ is encoded by the coding sequence ATGATGAAAATCTTACAAGTAATCTTTACCATTTATTCCATTCTGGTCTTCTTTGCGCTTCTACTCCTATTGGGACTGTTCATAGTCATCCCAGTGAGCATTAGCCCTGCTGCCGGTAAACTTTCCTTCTTTTTCATCAGAGTCTGGGCCAAAACCTGGTCATTCCTCAGCGGAATACGCTATGAGATCCACGGTAAGGAATTCATTGAACCCCACAAACCCTACATTTACATATTTAACCATCGCTCTTTTCTGGATGCAGCAGTTATCCCCATTTCCACCCCTCAGCAAATTCGAGCCATAGGAAAAAAAGAACTGGCCAAAATCCCCCTGTTTGGATGGGTAGTCGGAAAGGTGGCAATCTGGGTCGATAGAACCGACGCAGAATCCCGAAGAAAAAGCATAGCTAAACTCGTCACCTTCTTAAACCAGGGAATCTCCGCTGCGGTAGCTCCGGAGGGAACCCGAAATGACAGTGATGCTATTCTGCTACCATTCAAAACCGGGGCATTCCGTCTTGCTGTAGAAACAGGGATACCTATCCTGCCTATGGCAATATTGGGAGCGGATAAAATTATGAAAAGAGGGTCTTTACTACTCCGTCCAGGCAAAGTGCATATTCATTTTTCTACTCCCATTTATCCCCCAGGGCCATCAGGCAGCGCTGTGCCAAATTTGGCGGAAAAATGCAGATCCAGACTGGAAGGGATGATTCTAACATTTCAATAA
- the rpsA gene encoding 30S ribosomal protein S1, with translation MSKQEDFNWDNFETKGFGEGYSKDQREQMAAMYEGTLNEITEKEVIKGTIVGVNEKDVIINIGFKSDGLVPLSEFRDLESIQPGDEVEVFIEEQENALGQLILSRKKAKIVRAWQDIEDALEHDNVIEGLVKRRTKGGLIVDIYGVEAFLPGSQIDVKPIRDFDIYVGKKMEVKVVKINHANDNVVVSHKVLIEKDLEKQKAEILNNLEKGQVLEGVIKNMTNFGVFIDLGGVDGLLHITDISWGRINHPEEVLQLDQKVQIVVLDFDDDKKRISLGMKQLTAHPWDSLASSLEIGSRVKGKIVNVADYGAFLELAPGVEGLIHVSEMSWSQHLRNPADFVKVGDEIEAVVLTLDKDDRKMSLGIKQLTEDPWTKNDMGTKYAVGSKHKGVVRNLTNFGLFLELEEGIDGLVHVSDLSWTKKIKHPSEFVKVGDELEVAVLELDVDNRRLALGHKQLEENPWDTFEGVFPIGSTHKCTVVSKNDKGAVLELPYGLEGFATVKNLEKEDGSQVEVGEALDFKVTEFSKDDKRIVLSHTAMFREDAAAAAKPAKKDAKKKSDSGSSTSAPAEKSTLGDLDALTQLKEQMEGKK, from the coding sequence ATGTCAAAACAAGAAGATTTTAACTGGGACAACTTCGAAACCAAAGGTTTTGGAGAAGGATATTCCAAAGATCAGCGCGAGCAGATGGCGGCAATGTACGAAGGTACATTGAACGAAATCACTGAGAAGGAAGTAATCAAAGGCACTATAGTAGGTGTCAATGAAAAGGACGTTATCATCAACATCGGTTTCAAATCTGATGGATTGGTTCCTCTTTCTGAATTCAGAGATCTAGAATCTATCCAGCCAGGCGATGAAGTAGAAGTATTCATCGAAGAGCAGGAAAACGCGCTGGGTCAGTTGATCCTTTCCCGTAAGAAAGCCAAAATCGTACGTGCATGGCAGGACATCGAAGATGCCCTTGAGCATGACAACGTGATCGAAGGTTTGGTAAAAAGAAGGACCAAAGGTGGTCTAATCGTAGATATCTACGGTGTAGAAGCCTTCTTGCCAGGTTCTCAGATCGACGTGAAGCCTATCAGAGATTTCGATATCTATGTAGGTAAGAAAATGGAAGTGAAAGTGGTGAAAATCAACCACGCTAACGATAACGTAGTAGTATCTCACAAAGTGTTGATCGAGAAAGATCTTGAGAAGCAGAAAGCTGAGATCCTAAACAACCTTGAGAAAGGTCAGGTATTGGAAGGTGTGATCAAGAACATGACCAACTTCGGTGTATTCATCGACCTTGGTGGTGTGGATGGTCTACTTCACATTACAGATATCTCTTGGGGACGTATCAATCATCCAGAAGAAGTATTGCAGCTTGACCAGAAAGTTCAGATTGTGGTTCTTGACTTTGATGATGACAAGAAGAGAATTTCTTTGGGTATGAAGCAGCTGACTGCTCATCCTTGGGATTCTTTGGCATCTAGCCTTGAAATCGGATCTAGAGTGAAAGGTAAGATCGTAAACGTAGCTGACTACGGTGCGTTCCTTGAGCTTGCTCCAGGTGTGGAAGGTTTGATCCACGTATCTGAAATGAGCTGGTCTCAGCATTTGAGAAACCCTGCTGACTTTGTGAAAGTAGGTGACGAAATCGAAGCTGTAGTATTGACTTTGGACAAAGATGATAGAAAAATGTCTTTGGGTATCAAGCAATTGACTGAGGATCCTTGGACTAAGAACGATATGGGTACTAAGTACGCTGTAGGTTCTAAGCACAAAGGAGTGGTAAGAAACTTGACTAACTTCGGCCTATTCCTTGAATTGGAAGAAGGTATCGACGGTTTGGTTCACGTATCTGACCTTTCTTGGACTAAGAAAATCAAGCACCCATCTGAGTTTGTGAAAGTAGGAGACGAGCTAGAAGTAGCTGTTCTTGAGCTTGACGTAGACAACAGAAGATTGGCTCTTGGTCATAAGCAGTTGGAAGAGAATCCTTGGGACACTTTCGAAGGTGTATTCCCAATCGGATCTACTCACAAGTGTACTGTAGTTTCTAAAAACGACAAAGGAGCAGTTCTTGAATTGCCTTACGGATTGGAAGGATTCGCTACAGTGAAAAACTTGGAAAAAGAAGACGGATCTCAAGTAGAGGTAGGTGAGGCTTTGGACTTCAAAGTAACCGAATTCTCTAAAGACGATAAGAGAATCGTACTTTCTCATACTGCTATGTTCAGAGAAGATGCTGCCGCTGCTGCTAAGCCGGCCAAGAAAGATGCGAAGAAGAAGTCTGATTCAGGATCTTCAACTTCTGCTCCAGCTGAGAAGTCTACCCTAGGTGACTTGGATGCCTTGACTCAATTGAAAGAGCAAATGGAAGGAAAGAAGTAA
- a CDS encoding c-type cytochrome, which yields MLSKRSLVGVRLNFHTLAVLFFMLIGTQAFAVDPEVDGSDEAVAAGKAVFNANCKTCHQLDSKLVGPALRGVSDRREISWIKAFIKNSTVLIASGDKQANEIYDEYNLQMPQHEFLSDDELNNLISYIEYGDVADPAAEAAAAGADGAAASGAGGGIPDEYLTVILVVLVVVLLLILVVLGLIISVLSKYLNKQELDEDDKEFVSQKFNLGKIIKSDGFVLIVTALVVALVAKTALDGLFSVGVQQGYAPKQPIAYSHALHAGTLEIECQYCHTGVEIGRSANIPSPNICMNCHTHVQNVQGKEGVSPEIQKIYDAVDNNKPIEWVRVHNLPDLAYFNHSQHVVVGEIECQTCHGPIQEMEVVGQHSALTMGWCIDCHRETEITTKGNAYYDKLVQIHTDSKDALKVKDIGGLECAKCHY from the coding sequence ATGTTATCCAAACGCTCGTTAGTAGGGGTTCGATTGAATTTCCACACACTGGCAGTGCTGTTTTTCATGCTGATCGGGACGCAGGCTTTTGCCGTAGATCCAGAGGTTGATGGCAGCGACGAAGCAGTAGCAGCAGGTAAGGCTGTGTTCAATGCGAATTGTAAAACATGCCACCAATTAGATTCCAAGTTAGTAGGTCCGGCATTGAGAGGTGTATCCGATAGAAGAGAAATCTCTTGGATCAAGGCCTTCATCAAGAATTCTACCGTTTTGATTGCTTCAGGAGATAAGCAGGCAAATGAAATCTATGATGAATATAATCTTCAGATGCCTCAGCACGAATTTTTGAGTGATGATGAACTGAACAATCTGATTTCTTACATCGAGTATGGAGACGTAGCAGATCCGGCAGCTGAAGCTGCAGCCGCAGGTGCTGATGGTGCCGCTGCGAGCGGCGCTGGCGGAGGTATTCCTGATGAGTATCTTACAGTAATCCTTGTGGTTTTGGTAGTGGTTCTTCTACTCATTCTAGTAGTATTGGGATTGATTATCTCTGTACTGAGCAAGTACCTCAACAAGCAGGAGCTGGATGAAGATGACAAGGAGTTTGTTTCCCAGAAATTCAACCTGGGTAAAATCATAAAAAGTGATGGCTTTGTGCTGATTGTCACTGCCTTAGTAGTGGCTTTGGTGGCCAAGACAGCTTTGGACGGGCTCTTCTCAGTAGGGGTGCAGCAGGGATATGCTCCTAAGCAGCCTATAGCTTATTCTCACGCATTGCACGCGGGTACACTTGAAATAGAATGTCAGTACTGTCATACCGGCGTGGAGATCGGAAGATCTGCTAATATCCCTTCACCAAATATTTGTATGAACTGCCACACGCATGTGCAGAATGTACAGGGTAAAGAAGGGGTTTCCCCGGAAATCCAGAAAATCTACGATGCGGTAGATAACAATAAGCCGATTGAGTGGGTGAGGGTTCACAACCTTCCTGACCTTGCTTATTTCAACCACTCCCAGCACGTGGTAGTGGGTGAGATTGAGTGTCAGACCTGCCACGGCCCTATACAGGAAATGGAAGTAGTTGGTCAGCACAGTGCACTGACCATGGGTTGGTGTATTGACTGTCACAGAGAGACAGAGATTACCACCAAGGGTAATGCCTACTACGATAAGCTGGTGCAGATTCACACTGACTCCAAAGATGCCCTGAAAGTGAAGGACATCGGAGGTTTGGAGTGCGCTAAGTGCCACTATTAA